Within Limanda limanda chromosome 1, fLimLim1.1, whole genome shotgun sequence, the genomic segment AAACTACATGACTTCGGCTACAGGGGCGTCTCATCCCAGGAGACTGCAGGCATAGGGGCCTCCGCCCATCTGGTCAACTTCAAGGGCACAGACACGATCGCGGGCATCGGAGTCATTAAGAAGTTTTACGGAACCAAGGACCCCGTGCCAGGCTTCTCAGTGCCTGCTGCAGAACACAGCACCATCACAGCTTGGGGAAAGGACCATGAAAAAGATGCCTTTGAGCACATCATGACGCAGTTTCCCAACGTGCCCGTATCCATAGTCAGCGACAGCTATGACATCTACAATGCCTGCGAGAAGATCTGGGGAGAAGACCTGCGGAGTCTGATAGTGAAGCGCAGCGCGGATGCTCCGTTGATCGTTCGACCAGACTCGGGAAACCCACTCGATACAGTCCTGAAGGTTTTGGAGATCCTGGGTAAAAAGTTCCCCCCAACGGAGAACTCCAAAGGTTTTAAGGTTCTCCCTCCTTACATCAGAGTCATACAAGGAGACGGAGTTGACATCAACACCCTGCAAGAGATCGTAGAGGGTATGAAGCAGCACAGGTGGTCCATCGAGAACATTTCCTTCGGCTCCGGAGGGGCTCTCCTGCAGAAACTGACCAGAGATCTGCTCAACTGCGCCTTCAAATGCAGCTACGTGGTCACCAATGGACTCGGGGTGAACGTGTTCAAGGATCCAGTGGCAGACCCCAACAAGAGGTCAAAGAAAGGTCGCCTGTCTCTGCACCGGACGCAGAGCGGAGACtttgtcaccctggaggagggcGAGGGCGACCTGGAGGAGAACGGCGTGGACCTGCTGCACACAGTCTTCCAGAACGGGAAAATTGTGAAGACGTACACATTCGATGACGTCAGAGACAATGCTAAGCTCAAGGAGAAGGAGCTTGAAGAGCTGCTGTACTGAACAGCACCtctaagccccccccccaacccaccataaacagtataataataataaccagagttgaaaaaacgtttttattCATGCTTATTCAAAAGTTGTATTGATGgaaaaaacttaaaatacaCAAGCAGCTTATGGAATAATAAATCTTTACATGTGTATCATGTAGAACAGAAACAATTATAAACGAGAAACTGACAGCTTAAGGAGAAGAAGTCCGAGGCTTGAAAACAGCCAAAGCTGAGAAAGTAAGAAAAATAAGCTGATTGTAACATTAACCTTAAATGAATGATGATTGCACCCATGTTGTATTTCTAGTGTGATGGTGTTTTGCATGTATCTGAACATGTACTGATCACTGACTGCTGTTCAACAATATTTTAAGGAGTTAGTGATGTGATGCTTCTTCAAGTCTTGGTATCTCAGAAACAGctcaaaaagtattttaaaatataGGCTTTTGTGCAACTGTTATAATCAGTCATGATGTTATTGTATTGTACTGCTTTattgtcccaattctgagagagagacgtaacctttgcaagacataaagtttcctttgatctttgatcaCTGACACttcaggagtggagttgtttgttcaGCATCAAAAGatgctcagcatcaaaggattcatggtccatgtatgtccgcgatacagaacatcgtgttttaatggcgtgtaatcaaactttgacgccacaccgtgtgacgaaaaatctattttttaataAGTCtgtatctccgtcttgttgtgatgtaatccctgggacaagtacctcaaagtaaaaatgtggaatatggccaaaatggccactaaatgcaaaatagcaggcttcctgtagCGTTTTTCAAATAGCTCCTaatgacttttttgtttgtctggtcatgatataCCTATGTATCAATTTTTTGTAATTATTCCTCCAGAATCTTAcatttttcaccactttctaactttctgcaaattttggcaagaatttgagcatgttaaagcccccaaaaagccaattcatttgcctgaataacaATAGTCCTTACAATTttaatagggcctcacgtctgtcagtgcttgggccctaagTATAATAACATATACAATGACATTGTTGTGAGTAAGTGTTAAACCCCAGTAAGTGTAACAACTGGTCACGACTCTAGTTTTACCTggctagtttggacttgattggaccaaatatgtctgagatacagaagctcgtgttttgatggcgtgtaatcaacctttgacgccaggccacggtcataccatgtgaaataaaatatacaccgtcagtttatatctccatcttgtttaggagacattcccagaagttgaagttgatctaatgaaagccctagg encodes:
- the LOC133010509 gene encoding nicotinamide phosphoribosyltransferase-like, producing the protein MHGEKMEHRDNGFNILLATDSYKVTHYKQYPPNTSKVYSYFECRERRTDPAESRKGKYDQTVFYGLQYILLKYLKGKVVTPAKIQEAKEVYREHFQDDVFNEKGWTYILEKYDGHLPIEIKAVPEGSVIPRGNVLFTVESTDRECYWLTNWVETILVQIWYPITVATNSREQKKILAKYLLETSGNLEKLEFKLHDFGYRGVSSQETAGIGASAHLVNFKGTDTIAGIGVIKKFYGTKDPVPGFSVPAAEHSTITAWGKDHEKDAFEHIMTQFPNVPVSIVSDSYDIYNACEKIWGEDLRSLIVKRSADAPLIVRPDSGNPLDTVLKVLEILGKKFPPTENSKGFKVLPPYIRVIQGDGVDINTLQEIVEGMKQHRWSIENISFGSGGALLQKLTRDLLNCAFKCSYVVTNGLGVNVFKDPVADPNKRSKKGRLSLHRTQSGDFVTLEEGEGDLEENGVDLLHTVFQNGKIVKTYTFDDVRDNAKLKEKELEELLY